The genomic segment TTCGTCATCAAATTTAGATAAGTTGAAATATCGAAACCCCAAAGGTTCAAGCAATTTCCATTTTAAATCTCAATTTCCACAACCCTACAAGGTAATCAAAGAAATGGTGAGGACTTTTCTTATACATCATATACACAAAATATGCCGTAGGGTAGAAATGTATGGTGTTCAAACAAAACAAAGTGAACATTTTGTGAAGCCACGGGCCTTGCGTGGACACCCCAAGAACTCAAAAACATCACCCCCCTACATTATTTTGGATACCGTATCCTCCACTTTTTTATGTTCCATATCTCTTTTGTTTCCGAATTATATCTTGGTGAATGATGCatgttcaataaaaaaaaatgtcatAAAGTTCCGCACATGAAATAACAGAAGccgcaaataaaaatatatgaaacaTAAAGCTCACACACAATTCGAAGTAAGAGACATTGATCTCATTTTTCAACCACGCCAGGGGGGAGAATATACATTGTTGTATCAACTGGAATGtacccaaaaaaaataaaaaagacttTAAGCAAAAATGGAAATCTCCATTGCTGCGTAAATGGATCTATGTACAAGTTACAGAGATGATCAAACAAACCTAAGGAATCTCTCAACCTCCCACGAGCCTTCAGCTTCGCTGGGGTGCTTGTGCGCATTCGATACATTCAAGAACTTAATATATTTACATTTATCAATATTGCTTGTATTTTAGAAATTAATTTCACAAAATTTACCGTCAATCCTATTCTGAACTGCTTTGACAGCAGCAACTCTTGCTGCTGTCGCTGCCTTGTTTGCAGCTGTCACCGCATTGTTCACTTGTTGATCCACACATCGAAGGTGTACTGCATTTTCCGCAGTTTTTCGAGCAACCTGCAGAGGTATAAAGATGTAAGACAAAGGGATAATgcaggcaaaaaaaaaaaactacaggGCTGATGGATGGTCTTAATCAGtacatccaaaaatattttaacacaCAAAAGTTAAAGCATCACACTCCAATCGTTGTGCCGAATATATCCAGATATCATGTGGTTGTCGTTGTTTTGATCAACTCAGATTTTAAAAAACCAGCCTAAAAGCTACATTTCAGTAGAGGTACCATAGAAGCAACCACACAATAGGGAAACAGCAATTATTCATCCCTAACATTTTGAATTGTGGATCAGTCTCACCTGAACTGCTCGAAAGACTGCATTGGCTGAAGGGGGAAGTGGAGTCTTAATATCGCCACCACTCCATTCGCCGCATTTGGTCTCGCCGTTTCTGAAAGTATACATGCCATAACCTTGCTTACCACCCTCATGCCATGACCCCTCGTAAAGTTGACCGTTGGCAAATTGATACACACCAAAACCATGCATTTTATCGCCAAAATACTCCCCAGCGTATCTATCTCCATTCCTGTAACATCAAAGAACTTCACCAATATAAGTTGAGTTCCACTTATACACAATAAATAGTGCATCCAACATAATATGTATAAGCTACTATCTATTTATTTGATCGCAGTGATTAAGGACCACAGACCACCCCAACAGGGGAGATTGATTCTGTTTGGCTTAATTAACAAGTTTGATTCCAAGTTTGAACTTTTCAACAAGGCCACGCAAAAGCTTACACTGAACCTTATTCTGTACAACTTTCTTTTAACAAAATCTTCAAGCTTAAGTTCAACACCTCATCGCAGAAAAGATTTAAAGTCACCATCTTTGAAGTTGGACGCTAAACAGTTCATATATAACAAGAACTAAATGAAAACCCAAAATCTTAGTTTTGGTTTCGAGAAGATACATATGTGGTGTGTGTAATCTAGTGGCACAAATTCAATCTTTATCACCTGATAAAATTAAGAAGTCCAACAAATACACATCAAACAAGAACAAAAATCTCatcaaatacaaaagaattcttGCAAAAAATACACagcaaaacaaaaataataataatttggaAACCAAATTTTAATCAATTTCACAAGAACCTGAAATGATAACAGCCAAGGCCATGTTTAACTCCACCCTTGAACTCTCCATTGTAAGAGCTTCCATCAGCACAAATCTGCTCTCCAACCCCATTACTCTGCCCATTACACCACTCTCCAGCATAACTATCCCCCGTGTAAAACTTGTAAACTCCATAACCATGCCTCAATCCCTGCCTATACTGCCCTTTGTATCTACTCCCTCTTGCCCAATTCTCAATACCATATCCATCATACCTACCATCAATCCAATCTCCTTCATATCTCCCATTTACAAAGTAATTGTACACTCCACTCCCACTGCACTTCCCCTTGTGAAACTCCCCTTCGTAGAAATCTCCATTGCTGTAAAAATCCACTCCTTCCCTTATAATCATTTTCGTACTTTGTTTCTTCTCAATTTTGCCAGTTCCTGGCTCTCCAATGAACCATTGCACAGGTTTTGACGGGCTCTTGGAGCCAAAACAAGCAATCCCAGCTCTCCTTGCATAATCATCACACAAATTCTTGTAAATAGAGAAGTTTTTCCGGATTGAAGCTTTAATCCTGGATGCAAAGAAAAGCAAAACCGCCATAAAAATCAAGAGTAGCAGTAAATTCTCCGACGTGGgtctttcatctctgtaggaAAAAGCGAAAAGGATATAAACCGATAGCAAGAAGATGGCCAGAACAGGTGCCAAATGACCCGAACCAGATCTCGATCCGGGTCGAACAGATGGAGAACACGGATTCCTATGTGGCTTTTGCTCTTCAATATCCTGCGTTTCTCCATCAGATGACATCTCGTTCACCGAAGGTATAACACGGGTTCTTGATTCGACGTTGGGAGACGACCGGAGGAGTGAAGAATGTGTCCTAGCAATCTTAGCTTGGCTCTGCTGACCGTCCATTCTTAAGCGATGGATCTTATCCCACTATTCTTTCCACTTGCTGTATCTCACTGCTATTCTTATTCTGTACTATGCCGCGGGTTCCATAACCACCAAGCACTGAAGCTATTGCGCATGTCAATTAAGAAaacagagagagagagagaaacaGGAAAGAAGGGATTTTATATTATGATGTGGGGCCACCTTCATTTCATTGAGACCGTTGATTAATATATTGGTTTCCGATTATTGGCCGTTGGATGGGAAGTTCCCGCTGTCGACTGGAACATATGGTCGTTGGATCCAGATTTAAAACGGTGAggaattaataaatttatttatatattatatatatttagaagatttagatttttaatatatgtaatcataatatattttgataAGTTGGTTTTAATATGGCATATGTACCGTACGAAATCCTCAGCTGATGGTTCTAAATCATGTTATAACAAGTTTTATTTGAACGAAgggtaggtctcttgtgatatggtttcacgaatttttatttatgagacgagtcaatcaaacagatattcacaataaaaagtaatacttttagcataaaaagtaatattttttcatggatgacccaaataagagatctgtctcataaaatatgacccgtgagacagtctcacataaatttttgccttgaatgaattattaaaaattaaacgcATCAAACCAcatgtataaaaaaattatatacaaaGCAttcaattcataattttttattaaaaaatcaaCAATAAACTGTTTTAATCGTTTATCATTGCTCGAGATATGAATCGaatgttttgtatatgatttatcgtttttttatttatacatAATGTTTGGTACGTCTAATTTTTAAACAAGAACGTATCTTTGAAGAAGATTAGATGCAAATATGTGTATAAGATACACGATCGACATTTAAAATGTCGTGATAATTATACTATGATACCATGGCCTCGTATTCACCCTTGGTTGGTACCAACTTTCAATCATTCCCAAAAACAATTTGATGTCTCCAGTTTCCAAATTAATCGTGGTAGTGTCTTAATTACTATCTCCACTTTATTAATTACGTTATCCACCAACTAAGTACTCTTTTACTATATCCAATTATCTCATTTTAATTTGGTTACGTGAAGTCTCCACATATCCAAATCAATTTTGAATAATTGGATTTATCATTTAGGTACTACTGATCATATGGTAGCATGAATTTTACCTTCCAACCTATAAACTTATTTGTTGAATggaataattgtccctgcttggtagagcgatcgaatcgtggtgcttgaactgctgtgcggtttaaaagatttgagttgtattattattactagctataacttttggtaaagcggcaaacgctcagtcctacaattggtatcagagtcaagATCACGGGTTCGATtgtcattgattgcaaggagtatAATTATtgagagggagattgttgggtgcaataattgtccctggttggtagagcgatcgaatcgtggtgcttgagctgctatgccgtttaaaagatttgagttgcatcattatTAATAGCTATAGATTTTGGTAAATTAAAGCGGCAAACGCTCGGTtatacaattggtatcagagccaaggtcacgtgttcgattcccattgattgcaaggagtgtaaTTATTGAgagagagattgttgggtgcaataattgtccctgcttggtagagcgatcgaatcgcggtgcttgagctgttgtgcgatttaaaagatttgagttgcaccattactactagttatagcttttggtaaatcGACAGGCGCTCAGTCCTACATTATTTTAGTACAAGCTCTCCACTAACTTATTAATGCATTTTTTtacatcaaatacaacattaaTCTCCAACCTATTGATGATCTCGAGTAGCTAGGTTGAGTTGGATCGAAGAAACCAATAAGAGGATATTGGATCCACATGCAACCAGACACTCGACAAATGcgcttcatcattttcatcgtCGCTGTGTTTGTTGTCATCATTATCGACTTGCTTTTCCATAGTTTTTGGATGATATTGAAACTTCactttattattaatttacaaGCTTATTATTTCTCTTCAACATACACGTAAACTACTTTTAGAATTTAACAAGTTCCATAACATATGATTCATAGGCACGACAAACAACCTTAAACTCTGCAAATCCAGCATCCATCGCCATGGCCTCGTATTCGCCCTTGGTTCTTTCTTTTCCATTAATGGATAACATGATGATGTTCAGGAGAGCGACTTCTTGTGAATAAAGATCAGTTTGTGGGATTTCAGGAAGAATACTTTCGATCACGATCACCTTTCCTTTCCTCGGCAATGCTTTGTAGCAGTTGGTTAGAATTTTCACACATTGTTCATCACCCCAATTGTGTAGCACTAACTGCGCATGACCAAAATTAAACGATACTATTATATACCTACCTACCTACTTTTCTATATATAAAAGAATATATAATTAAAGCATACATATATactgcatgaattttataatcCGCATGGCCTGTGAAACCTCAGGTTTTCTATTGTGATTTTTGTTGGTTTTGAACTTccaattatttcaaatttttttcgaaatttgatCATGGATATATGCACTTTATTAATTAGCATATACATAAACTAAAGCCAAAGTAACCaagtaattaaaattttcaCCTTCAACAAAATTGCATCTCCTTTCGGCACTTGGGCGAACATATCTCCGGTAACATGTTTCACTCCTGCAGCAACatgatatatatacacaatgaTTCCATTAGCCATTCTGTTTGAAGAATTAATTTGTTGATGTAGATTTTACATGGTTTGTTCGCATGCACACCAACACATGCGTAACCAGGATTTTAAAATCGAGTGGGCGAAAAACTTGAATTCCACTagacaaaatattttcaaattatagGTTAAATTCTACCATTTAAAGGAAAGTCTATATATTCTTATGTATTATTTTCCAGTaggaaaaatataacatttttattacaaTTATATCATTCTAAAAAATATCTGCATGCCGTTTGCTCCTATTACCTATACCAGTTACGTCCTTGCACACCAATGGGAAATGTAAACATGGAGGCACGTACTACTAACTGTTTAACATGAAAAAATCTTTTAAACGCTTGCATACCTTCATAGATCGGGGCAGTTCGTATGACCGCGGGTAAATCCAGGTTAACGCCGCAGATTGAAGGGTACTTAGAAATAATCGTATCAAGAGTCACGCCATTACCACCACCAACGTTCACTAATGTGCGCAATCCCTCGAATCCGTTGTATACTTCAAGAATCTTTTTCATAGATAGAATAGTCATACTTCCCATTGCGTTGTTGAATATCTTGTTGGAGTCGGGGTTTGATGATATGTCTTTGTAATAAGGCTGGGCATTTTCAAAGAAATTTATACCTTCAAGAACCGCAGCTTTTAAGTCAATGCTGCGAGAGATTAATTACTAGTCAATCATCATGTTTTCAATATTAATGTCTCCAATAACTTAATCCACGGaagtttacaaaatattaacATGTAGATTATAAAAGCAATCCAACACATAACCGTGAGTCTGAGCTCCGATATCATGTTAACATTATTAGGACTCATGAACTAACGTTGACTAATGGGGAGAACTGTACAAGTCTATatatacaactcaaaaactTAATATAGTGAGATATCGAACAAATACATGACTCTTTTGTATTAATGTTTTTTGGggaaaaaatcaaaacaaagaaggttgaaatatatatatatatatatacacatatatatatgtatgtatatctgtgtgtgtgtgtaatatATAGTATGCTCACTACTTAATATGTACGTACATACGTACCGCCAATTGGTTGATTCCTGTAGGACTGTTAGGGCATGAAATTGTGCCAATGATACCCCTCTCTCATCTGCAACCAAGAACTTTCCTTTTGGTGTAATCCCGAAGCGTAATTCCGTTAATGTAGAAGCATGATCGGTAATCGAACAAGTAAGGAAAGATTGAGTGACCAGCACCCGAAGCATGGAGTCGAGCACTCGGGCAGCTCTCTCGACGTTAACAGTTGAAAGCTGAGAAGCGATCTCAAAAGCCGAGACGGGTGCCCCATCACGGAACTTGTCGATGATCTCGAATAGGTTGAGTTGGATCGAAGCGTTCATAACCAACCGGAGGACATGGGATCCACATGCAACCATGCAATCAAGAAATgcttcatcatcatcttcatGGTTGACATGTTTGTAGTAATTAGCATGGCCTTGCTTCTCCATAGTTTTTGCTTCAACACCTTTTGTTCGGTTTTCAGTAGTTTTAGATGTGTGTGTCCATCTTTGGATGATCGAGGACATGTATACAACTGCGCCGCATGTCCTAGCTGGTgtggattaattaattaattcagaagatatatactaattaaaatgttttgGGTGAAAAAACCAAATGTCGACTAAAAAAAAGGGGGTTAGGTTTGGCGAATAGTTGGCACTCAACACGCacacattatttaatttaatatgctataaattatattatcagAAGAAACGATTAATTATATACTTAGGGAACTTTAGAATTTTCTCGTCTTGTAATTGGACTCATAATTAAAAGATTGAACGTTATTGGGGTCGTTAAATTAGAAATTAGTTCCATTAATCTAAACGAGCATCACCGAACGATCGATTAACGAATCAACTTAATTGCCTGATTGTTTTGCTTATAGCTAAACTTGAGCCTTCGAATGATTCCGGCGATTCAATTACATATTTCTTGCAACGGAACGACTACAAAATTTCATATATTATAATCAAACACGCCATGCATGATGCTAGTGATAAATGCTTCATCACCGCGGTATATAAAATTGTTGTCTTGATTAGGATTACCTCGTCTTTCTGTATTTTTATTATGACTAGCATGAAGCACGTGTGATGCAcgtatataataaaaattaaaattttgatttttttaaaaaataatttgaatcattttgtaATTTATCTGAATTTAATATCTTGTCATATTagacgaataaattaattaagaacttatataacttactttcaaaattatttcttaaattaaaattcaatcatttgattttatgtaaaaatcatatatatttttttacatattttttctttgaatatttttaatgaaaaatatagtTTCTATTCAAAAATCTattctttcaatattttttctaagaattatgtgtcaaaaaaatattatttctctaatgtatttttattatcaaatatctattcaatttttacataacattattttcaaagtttcttaTATTgcgattttatttttaaaaaaaataaaaaacgctATTATGATCTTCAATTCATATGTTTTATgagttcaaaaaaaaattaaatgaatacGCAATAGAATGACTTCTATAAATTTAATATCCCAAATTTGAccctaaattttatatatatttttccacCAATGTCCATGCAATTGATCcaaacaataaatatttttgggCAATGTAGTAAAATCACAACGCAAAAACTTTATACAAGTATTGTTTTGCGATTCTTTTTTTAAGAGATAAATAGTTGTATGTTATGATTAAACAATACAAGTATTGTTTTGTCTAGCTACGATGCTATATATATACAATTGCATGTGTGAGTGGGATAAGGGGTAGGGGCGGCTATATTGGGGATCGGGTGGAGAACTCTTAAATACGTACGACGTGAAACTCTTTATTTAAACTCAAAAACAACTTCATTAATAAAGTTAATTTATAAGCTAAACTTATAGGGTTGAATTCGTGTCTAGATGAGATAAATAAAGTTCATTCGCCACTTTTttttagggaaaaaaaaaaaccctctCATCAACCCTATCTTTTGTTCGGACCAAACTCCTGCATGGAGGTACTTCGCAACTAGACAACTTTTATCAAGGCTAACAACAAGAAACTAACAAAAGCTGAAAGAAGGAGATCCTCTGATAAAATTTAAGAGAACCTTGGACAGCTTGGGCATTTGCTGTCGCAGAATCTCGCCTCTTGACAATTTGATCCAGAGCCGCAACTTTTTCTGTGAATAAAGTGGCGTCTAAGTTGGTGGACTCGACCAACTAGTTTGCGGTTTATAAAGCATAACAGAGCTAGGTTCCATTAAAGAGACAAATAAATTGTTAGTGCTGACAAATTTCATCCTTTGGACAGTAAAATAACGATCATATCAAGTTAAAATAGGAACATGGCCAGGCTTATATATACAAGCCAGCTTGGATTTTCATTTATGTTCATGAACAAAGTAATGGTTTCTAATTTCTATTATGAATATTACCAGACAACCGTAGAGCAATGTGACGAATATTGCACGATAACAAAGAAATAGAAAGGAGAATGATACaacaaaagaaagagaaaaatGAAAGAACAAAGTCAAAATCTCAACAATATTACTATATCAATGAGAAGTTTTACAGAGAATAACTGTAAATTTATTTCCTCATCTCTGTGCTGCTGGATGTCGATCAAAGCGCAGAAGTAGCAAAACacgagtttgattgatgaaaaataaaaaattagtgGCCCCATTTTagtataa from the Primulina tabacum isolate GXHZ01 chromosome 8, ASM2559414v2, whole genome shotgun sequence genome contains:
- the LOC142552941 gene encoding uncharacterized protein LOC142552941; protein product: MDGQQSQAKIARTHSSLLRSSPNVESRTRVIPSVNEMSSDGETQDIEEQKPHRNPCSPSVRPGSRSGSGHLAPVLAIFLLSVYILFAFSYRDERPTSENLLLLLIFMAVLLFFASRIKASIRKNFSIYKNLCDDYARRAGIACFGSKSPSKPVQWFIGEPGTGKIEKKQSTKMIIREGVDFYSNGDFYEGEFHKGKCSGSGVYNYFVNGRYEGDWIDGRYDGYGIENWARGSRYKGQYRQGLRHGYGVYKFYTGDSYAGEWCNGQSNGVGEQICADGSSYNGEFKGGVKHGLGCYHFRNGDRYAGEYFGDKMHGFGVYQFANGQLYEGSWHEGGKQGYGMYTFRNGETKCGEWSGGDIKTPLPPSANAVFRAVQVARKTAENAVHLRCVDQQVNNAVTAANKAATAARVAAVKAVQNRIDGKFCEINF
- the LOC142554289 gene encoding caffeic acid 3-O-methyltransferase-like → MEKQGHANYYKHVNHEDDDEAFLDCMVACGSHVLRLVMNASIQLNLFEIIDKFRDGAPVSAFEIASQLSTVNVERAARVLDSMLRVLVTQSFLTCSITDHASTLTELRFGITPKGKFLVADERGVSLAQFHALTVLQESTNWRIDLKAAVLEGINFFENAQPYYKDISSNPDSNKIFNNAMGSMTILSMKKILEVYNGFEGLRTLVNVGGGNGVTLDTIISKYPSICGVNLDLPAVIRTAPIYEGVKHVTGDMFAQVPKGDAILLKLVLHNWGDEQCVKILTNCYKALPRKGKVIVIESILPEIPQTDLYSQEVALLNIIMLSINGKERTKGEYEAMAMDAGFAEFKVVCRAYESYVMELVKF